In Equus caballus isolate H_3958 breed thoroughbred chromosome 28, TB-T2T, whole genome shotgun sequence, the following proteins share a genomic window:
- the PHETA2 gene encoding sesquipedalian-2 produces MKLNERSVAHYALSDSPADHVGFLRTWGGPGTPPTPSGTGRRCWFVLKGNLLFSFESREGRAPLSLVVLEGCTVELAEAPVPEEFAFAIRFDAPGVRPHLLAADGPAAQEAWVKALSRASFGYMRLVVRELESQLRDARQSLALHRRSSWKAVTSRCKPQAPDRWSPGLENGHTLSRDCSPTGLVEEGGSRPAGRGLAEWELQGPANLLLGRGQSPVSPETSCFSTLHDWYGQEIMELRRAWLQRAQGSRPEREGQDRP; encoded by the coding sequence ATGAAGCTGAACGAGAGGAGTGTGGCCCACTATGCACTGAGTGACTCCCCAGCAGACCACGTGGGCTTCCTGCGCACTTGGGGGGGGCCAGGGACTCCACCCACCCCCAGTGGCACTGGCCGAAGATGTTGGTTTGTCCTCAAGGGCAACCTGCTGTTTTCCTTCGAGAGTCGAGAGGGCCGGGCCCCGCTGAGCCTGGTGGTGCTGGAGGGCTGCACGGTGGAGCTGGCTGAGGCCCCGGTGCCTGAGGAGTTTGCCTTTGCCATCCGCTTCGACGCCCCTGGTGTGCGCCCACACCTGCTCGCGGCAGATGGGCCCGCGGCCCAGGAGGCATGGGTGAAGGCGCTGTCTCGGGCAAGTTTTGGCTACATGCGCCTGGTGGTGCGCGAGCTGGAGAGCCAGTTGCGTGATGCCCGTCAGAGCCTGGCCTTGCATCGCCGCTCATCCTGGAAGGCTGTTACTAGCCGCTGTAAGCCCCAGGCTCCTGACCGCTGGTCTCCGGGCCTGGAGAACGGCCACACTCTCTCCAGGGATTGCAGTCCCACGGGCTTGGTTGAAGAAGGGGGCAGCAGGCCAGCAGGGCGGGGCTTGGCTGAGTGGGAGTTGCAGGGCCCTGCCAACCTCCTCCTAGGCAGGGGACAGAGTCCTGTGTCCCCTGAGACCTCTTGCTTCTCTACCCTGCACGACTGGTACGGCCAAGAGATCATGGAGCTGAGGCGGGCGTGGCTGCAGAGGGCCCAGGGGAGCCGGCCAGAACGTGAGGGACAGGATAGGCCCTGA